The Methanohalophilus portucalensis genome window below encodes:
- a CDS encoding ATP-binding protein, which translates to MAKSDLLMKEPSNIGFEDIGGLEDVKEDIRKAIIYPFTHKELYQMYGQKAGEGILLYGPPGCGKTMMAKAAAKECDADFFTVKTSSIVSKWVGSSEKNIKQIFATARESEKAIIFFDEIDSIAGRRSQAEEHAKRLVNELLTLMDGIDATQENLLVLAATNEPWAIDPALRRPGRFSKLLFIPEPDHQARKAILDLNLKNRPVAEDIDLHYLAQMTDAYSGADITAICKETADIPLSEALQGKGTRKIETGDFMEIFNKRKPSIHNWYIEAQKQIDKNGEAGTFSDIMSYRNQSV; encoded by the coding sequence TTGGCCAAATCAGACCTGCTCATGAAGGAACCTTCAAATATTGGATTTGAAGATATCGGTGGTTTGGAAGATGTCAAGGAAGACATAAGAAAAGCCATCATTTATCCTTTCACTCACAAAGAACTGTACCAGATGTATGGTCAAAAAGCAGGCGAGGGAATCCTACTTTATGGTCCTCCTGGGTGTGGCAAGACGATGATGGCAAAAGCCGCAGCAAAAGAGTGTGATGCGGATTTTTTTACAGTCAAAACAAGCAGTATTGTGAGCAAATGGGTAGGTTCATCGGAGAAAAATATTAAACAAATATTTGCTACCGCAAGAGAATCGGAAAAAGCAATCATATTTTTTGATGAAATCGATTCTATAGCTGGTAGACGTAGTCAAGCCGAAGAACATGCAAAAAGGCTTGTCAATGAGTTGCTTACTCTGATGGATGGTATCGATGCAACACAGGAAAACCTGCTTGTCCTGGCAGCGACCAATGAACCATGGGCTATCGATCCTGCTCTTCGAAGACCCGGCCGTTTCAGTAAATTGTTATTCATACCTGAACCTGATCATCAGGCACGTAAGGCTATCCTGGATCTCAATTTGAAGAACCGACCTGTTGCAGAAGATATCGATTTACATTACTTAGCGCAAATGACGGATGCATATTCAGGTGCAGATATAACGGCAATTTGCAAAGAAACAGCAGACATTCCTCTGAGCGAAGCATTGCAGGGTAAAGGAACACGTAAAATTGAAACCGGAGATTTCATGGAAATATTCAATAAACGCAAGCCTTCGATACACAACTGGTATATTGAGGCACAAAAGCAGATTGATAAAAATGGGGAAGCCGGTACTTTCAGTGATATTATGAGTTATAGAAATCAATCTGTATGA
- a CDS encoding SPFH domain-containing protein, translating to MSFKWKATSDEIARVISKKNIGGIFSKSITISPNQKAAIIKNGVVEESVSSGKLRVGGLLKGEINKDVDIALMDISPKDLQWASSEMWTSDNQKISCKGLLRFKIHDEQKFFQMLFAYTTPGNNGERKLSVQDIYNRLESETITRVLQPEIRNIGIENIYGNREMQLRLENELEMQLKSTFAMWGLELIRYSVEWDLGTYEQVMQASNELHTNEELKELETLSKEGDIERQSREQIAQTRANFAPESVIRDHERNEGIKQVKHSAAISQIESESDALEAKQAIDTFRAWKETKKDLKRADLEIEEDMEDRRHYRDKDYLNNIMDKGGADTAKIIAQGREFGSMSAEQIEALAKIQEAEANKNDDRIKFMMDVEDRERADAYRHKELDAAMMGAAQNNVSPGARKCPNCGSVIAAEANFCGQCGSKMK from the coding sequence ATGTCATTCAAGTGGAAAGCAACATCAGATGAGATTGCAAGGGTTATTTCAAAGAAAAACATTGGTGGTATATTTAGTAAATCAATAACAATTTCTCCCAATCAAAAGGCGGCAATAATTAAAAATGGTGTTGTGGAAGAAAGCGTTAGTAGTGGCAAATTACGAGTTGGAGGGTTACTTAAAGGAGAAATCAACAAAGATGTTGATATTGCATTGATGGACATATCTCCCAAAGATCTGCAGTGGGCTAGTAGTGAGATGTGGACTTCTGATAATCAGAAAATTAGCTGTAAAGGCCTTTTGAGATTCAAAATACACGATGAACAGAAATTCTTCCAGATGCTTTTTGCCTATACAACACCCGGAAATAATGGGGAGAGAAAGTTATCTGTACAGGATATATACAATCGTCTTGAAAGTGAAACTATCACACGTGTTCTTCAGCCCGAAATCAGGAACATTGGCATAGAAAACATTTACGGAAATCGGGAGATGCAGCTTCGTTTGGAAAATGAACTGGAGATGCAGCTAAAATCTACCTTCGCAATGTGGGGCCTTGAACTTATACGTTATTCAGTGGAATGGGACCTTGGAACCTATGAACAGGTGATGCAGGCCTCAAATGAGTTGCATACAAATGAGGAACTCAAAGAACTTGAAACATTATCTAAGGAAGGAGATATTGAACGCCAATCACGTGAACAGATTGCACAAACAAGGGCAAATTTTGCTCCAGAATCTGTAATAAGGGATCATGAAAGGAATGAAGGTATAAAACAGGTAAAACATTCGGCTGCTATATCCCAGATAGAGAGTGAATCAGATGCTTTGGAAGCAAAACAGGCAATTGATACATTCAGAGCCTGGAAAGAAACTAAAAAAGATTTGAAAAGAGCAGATCTTGAAATCGAAGAGGACATGGAAGACCGCAGGCATTACCGTGATAAAGATTATCTGAACAATATAATGGATAAAGGTGGTGCGGATACTGCCAAGATAATCGCTCAGGGCAGAGAGTTTGGTTCTATGTCAGCTGAACAGATTGAAGCCCTTGCAAAAATACAGGAAGCTGAGGCTAATAAAAACGATGATCGAATCAAGTTCATGATGGATGTTGAGGACCGGGAACGTGCAGATGCCTACAGGCATAAGGAACTTGATGCAGCAATGATGGGTGCTGCCCAGAATAATGTTTCACCGGGTGCTCGTAAATGTCCAAACTGCGGAAGTGTAATTGCTGCAGAGGCCAATTTCTGTGGTCAATGTGGGTCTAAGATGAAATGA
- a CDS encoding MarR family transcriptional regulator, with the protein MADLTPPAELQQQNHKLVIDNLHKSHEYIEHLIHKAYRKQDSITTAELRQVRNKTSDLIADFQDKNISSFNRRQGNLDDFYEAEECFMKSSTGLLEFLQTSLDTAETVDTLTLERKIDSLATSFRNRIMLTDELNSEYEDTKRKQQLNSLDSHADELDSAKKSCGITHGISIEKDELDDTEYLSKLYNYINLLEEKYSKFQPEISPNGDYIADKNWKIDVTKRSVSGVIKDNLFRKILTIETYCYPIQQMQDFVEHVQSQANAVGKKQHKNLCLIANEWNDGVKVFARNFIHQRMSLFLYELKNDTLIFNDTSESANHLKFWHSHDTERQTLNQSMNEFIEEAEYFTLNDIEMKFGLNHQGANELVKKMLNQGIIVDVGLESPKYVKSKNM; encoded by the coding sequence ATGGCAGATTTGACACCTCCGGCAGAGCTGCAGCAGCAAAATCACAAATTAGTGATTGACAATTTGCACAAATCGCATGAGTATATTGAACACTTAATTCACAAAGCATATCGAAAGCAGGATTCCATCACAACTGCAGAACTTCGCCAGGTAAGGAATAAAACAAGCGATTTGATAGCTGATTTTCAGGATAAAAACATAAGTTCTTTTAATCGCAGACAAGGCAACCTGGACGACTTTTATGAAGCAGAAGAGTGTTTCATGAAAAGTTCAACTGGCTTACTTGAATTTCTGCAGACTTCTCTGGATACAGCTGAAACTGTAGATACACTCACACTTGAAAGAAAAATAGATTCTCTGGCAACAAGCTTCAGAAACCGAATAATGCTTACAGATGAACTTAATTCGGAATATGAAGACACAAAAAGAAAACAACAGTTGAATTCGCTGGATAGCCATGCAGATGAATTAGATTCTGCTAAAAAATCTTGTGGAATAACTCATGGCATATCGATTGAAAAAGATGAATTAGATGATACTGAATATCTGTCCAAACTTTACAATTACATAAACTTGCTTGAAGAAAAATATTCAAAATTCCAGCCTGAAATATCACCTAATGGGGACTATATTGCAGATAAAAACTGGAAGATTGATGTCACTAAAAGAAGTGTAAGTGGTGTAATTAAAGATAATCTGTTCAGAAAAATCCTGACAATTGAAACGTACTGCTATCCCATACAACAAATGCAGGATTTTGTTGAACATGTACAGTCTCAGGCCAATGCTGTTGGTAAAAAACAACACAAAAACCTCTGTCTTATTGCAAACGAATGGAATGATGGTGTCAAAGTATTTGCAAGAAATTTCATCCACCAAAGGATGTCTCTATTCCTCTATGAATTGAAAAATGATACTTTGATATTTAATGATACATCAGAATCTGCAAACCATTTGAAGTTCTGGCATTCACATGATACCGAAAGACAAACTCTCAATCAATCAATGAATGAGTTCATTGAAGAAGCGGAATATTTCACATTAAATGATATTGAGATGAAATTTGGCCTCAATCATCAAGGAGCAAATGAATTGGTAAAAAAAATGCTCAATCAAGGAATTATCGTTGATGTTGGTCTTGAATCACCTAAATATGTAAAATCAAAGAATATGTGA